The genomic window CCGCAGCCGCCGGCCCTCCAGCTGGTCGTACTTGATCTCCACCACGAGCTCGGGCCGCAGCGGCACCCAGGAGAGGTCCTTCTTGGCGTTCCAGCGGCTCTGCGCGCCGGGCATCCGGTGCTCGCCGTCCTCCTGCACCTGCGCGTTCGCCCAGTCCTGCCACGGGTGCCCGTCGAGGGCGTCGGCGCGGTAGGGCGCCAGCTCCTCGACCAGCTCCGCACGCCGCGCCATCGGGAACGACGCCGCGACCCCGATGTGCTGCAGGCCGCCGTCGTCGTAGAGGCCGAGCAGCAGCGACCCGACGATCGGCCCGCTCTTGTGCCAGCGGAACCCGGCGACCACGCAGTCGGCGGTGCGCACGTGCTTGACCTTGGTCATCAGCCGCTGGTCGGGGCCGTAGGGCAGGTCGGGGGCCTTGGCGACGACGCCGTCGAGCCCGGCGCCCTCGAACTCCTCGAACCAGCGCTGCGCGGTCCGCGCGTCCCGCGTGACCGCGGTGACGTGCACCCGCTCGTGCTCTCCGCCGAGCACCTCGCGCAGCCGCGCCCGCCGCCGCTCGAACGGCGTCTCCAGCAGCGCCTCGTCGCCGACGGCCAGCAGGTCGAACGCGACGAAGTGCGCCGGCGTCTGCTCGGCGAGCAGGTTCACGCGGGACTCCGCCGGGTGGATGCGCTGCAGCAGCGACTCGAAGTGCAGCCGGTCGCCCTGCGGCACCACGATCTCGCCGTCGACGACGCAGCGCTCCGGCAGCGCCTCCTTGACCGCGGCCACCACCTCGGGGAAGTAGCGGGTCAGCGGGCGCTCGTTGCGGCTGCCCAGCTCCACCTCGTCGCCGTCGCGGAAGACGATGCAGCGGAAGCCGTCCCACTTGGGCTCGTAGAACAGGCCGTCGCCGGTGGGCAGCCTCGTGGTGGCCTTCGCCAGCATCGGCTTGACCGGTGGCAGCACGGGCAGGTCCATGCCGTCCAGTCAAGCAGCAGGCGCCGATCCGCAGCGGCCGAACGCGCCCCTGCCGCGACGCCCGCCCGGATCGGGTGACCGGACCCGTCCCCGGCGCGGCCCGCCGGGCGGGAACCCGTCCCACGGCGGCACCCGCACCGGCCCGGACCACCGTGGACGCGTGGTGATCACGAGGACCCGCCGCGCTCGGCGCTCAGCTCGGCCCGACGGCGTAGCGGGTGAAGAGGACGCCGTCCTCCTCGAGCACCTGGACCAGCCGCGGGCGGACGACGTCGCGCAGCGCCCGGTCCAGCAGCCGCGCCTGCCCGCCGACGAGGGCGGGGGAGACGGTGAGGTCGAGCTCGTCGACGACGCCCGCGTCCAGTGCCGCCGTCAGCAGCGACGGGCCGCCCTCGCACAGCACCTGCCCCAGCCCGCGCCCGGCGAGGACGTCCACCGCCAGCGGCAGGTCCACGTCGGCGTCCCCGCACACCAGGACCTCGACGCCGGCGTCGGCCAGCGCGGCGCGGCGACCGGGGTCGGCGGCGGCACAGGTCACCAGCAGCGTCGGCGCCTGCGCGAGCCGGTCGCCGGGCGCCATCGACGCCCGCCGCGACACCACCGCGACCGGCAGCTCGGGGCGCGCCCCAGCTCGGCGCGCCGCCGCCCCACCGCGGAGTCCGCGGTCACCGGCCGGTAGCCCTCGCCGGCCGCCGTCCCGTGCCCGACCAGGACGACGTCGGCCAGCGCGCGCAGCGTCGTGAACACCCGCCGGTCGCCGGGCGAGCCGAGCCCCGCGCTGACGCCGTCCACCGTGACCGCGCCGTCGAGCGAGGCGACGAAGTCGACGCGGAAGGAGCGCCCGGGCGGCAGCCGGTAGGCCTCCGCCAGGTCGTCGTCGGTCAGGTCACCGTCGGTCAGGTCACCGTCGGTCAGGTCGCCGACCGGCGACGGGTGCAGCCGGCGCATCAGGTGGTGACGACGGCCGCGCTCTCGGCCGGCACGGTCACCGAGGTCCCGGACAGCGACGGCTCGTCCTCGGCGGTCGCGAACAGCACCCCGGTGGCGGGCCGGTCCAGCTCGACCTCCTGCTCCTCCCCGGACAGGTTGGCCACCACCCGCAGCGAGCCACGGTGCACCACGAGCACGCGGTCCTCGTCGTCCCAGCCGACCTCGACCGCGGACAGGTCGGGGTCGACCAGGTCCGGCTGCTCCCGGCGCAGGGCCATCAGCCGCCGGTGGACGGCGAGCAGCCCCGCGTGCGGCTCCCGCTCCACCTCCGACCAGTCCAGCTTCGACCGGCGGAAGGTCTCCGGGTCCTGCGGGTCGGGCACCTCGTCGGCGTCCCAGCCGTGCTCGGCGAACTCCGCCTTGCGCCCCACCGCCGTCGCGCGGCCGATCTCGGGGTCGGTGTGGCTGGTGAAGAACTGCCACGGCGTCGAGGCACCCCACTCCTCGCCCATGAACAGCATCGGCGTGAACGGGCTGGTCAGCACGAGGGTCGCGCCGACGCTGAGCAGGCCGGGGGAGAGGGTCGCCGAGACGCGGTCGCCGACGGCGCGGTTGCCGATCTGGTCGTGGTCCTGCAGGTAGCCGAGGAACTTCCACCCCGGCAGCCGCCCGGTGTCGACCGGCCGCCCGTGGTGCCGCCGCCGGAAGCTCGACCACGACCCGTCGTGGAAGTAGGCCCCGGTGAGGGTCTTGGCCACCCCCGAGAGCCCGGCCTCGGCGAAGTCGGCGTAGTAGCCGGAGGCCTCGCCGGTGAGCGTCGCGAAGACCGCGTGGTGGAAGTCGTCGCTCCACTGCGCGTGGATGCCCGTGCCGTTGGCCTCGCGGGGGGTCACCAGGTGCGGGTCGTTGAGGTCGCTCTCGGCGACGAGCGTCAGCGGCCGGCCCTCGGCGACCGACAGCCGGTCGACCTCCTGGGCCATCTCCTCCAGCACGTGGGTCGCCCGCTCGTCGACCAGCGCGTGCACGGCGTCGAGCCGCAGCCCGTCGACGTGCATGTCGCGCAGCCACATGAGCGCGTTGTCGAGGATGTACCGGCGGACCTCGTCGGAGTCCGGGCCGGACAGGTTGATCGAGGAGCCCCACGGGTTCGGCCCGCCCTCGCTGAAGACGGGCATGAAGAGCGGGAGGTAGTTCCCCGACGGGCCGAGGTGGTTGTAGACGACGTCCTGGATCACCCCGAGGCCGCGCTGGTGACAGGCGTCGACGAAGCGCTGGTAGGCGGCGGGCCCGCCGTAGCTCTCCTGCACCGTGTACCAGAGGACGCCGTCGTAGCCCCAGTTGTGCGTGCCGTCGAAGCCGTTGACCGGCAGCAGCTCGACGAACGCGACGCCGAGGTCGGCGAGGTGGCCGAGCCGGTCGATCGCGGCGTCGAGGGTGCCCTCGGGCGTGAACGTGCCGACGTGCATCTCGTAGACGACGCCGCCGGCCAGCGGGCGCCCGGTCCAGGCGCCGTCGCCCCACGAGTACGCGGCCGGGTCGAACCGGCGGGAGAGACCGTGCACGCCGTCGGGCTGCCGCCGCGAGCGCGGGTCCGGGCGCGGGGTGTCGTCGTCGCCGAGCAGGTAGCCGTAGTCGGCCTCGGGGGAGGCCTCGACCTCGGCGCGCCACCAGCCGTCGTCGTCGCGGCGCATGTCGTGCACCGCGCCGTCGACCTGCAGGCGCACGCGCTCGGGCACGGGCGCCCAGACGGCGAACTCGACGGGTGCGGACATGCGGGGGCCTCCAGGGGTGTGCGGGGTGACCGCACCGTCTTGCCCCCAGCAGGCCCGGTCAACCGTGACGGCGGACCGGAGCCGGTAGACCCCGGTGGTGGCCGGGGAGGCGTGCTCCCCGGCCACCGTGGAGTCACGGCAGGTGCAGGACCTGCCCGACGAAGATCCGGTTGGGGTTGCGGACCTCGTCGCGGTTGGCCGCCCACAGGGCGCGCCAGCCGCCCTCGACGCCCTCGGCCCGGGCGATCTTGCGGAGGGTCTCCCCGCGCCGGACCGTGTGGGTGTCGCCGGACGCCTCGGCAGCCGCCGGGGCGGCGGCCGGAGCCGGGGCCGGGGCGGGAGCCGGGCCGGGCCGGAGCCGGGGCGGGAGCCGGGCGGGAGCCGGGGCGGGAGCCGGGGCGCCGGCCTCGGGTGCGGACGGGTCCAGCGCCTTGCCGCAGGTCGGCCAGGCCCCGGGGCCCTGCATGTCCAGCAGCACCTCGGCCGCCGCGATCTGCTGGGCCTTGGTGGCCAGGTCCGGCCGCGCCGCGTACTGGGTGCCGCCGGCCGCGGCCCACGAGGACAGGGAGAACTGCAGGCCGCCGTAGTAGCCGTTGCCGGTGTTGATCGACCAGTTGCCGCTGGACTCGCACTGGGCGACGGCGTCCCAGTCGTTGGGGGCGGCGGCCGAGGCCGGGGCGGCGAGCACCCCGACGGAGAGGGCGGCCGCGCCGGCGGTGAGGACCGTCCGGCGGACCAGGCGGGACGCGCGCTGCTGGCGGCCGGCCGCGGGCATGGGAGAGGAGGACGTGCGCATGACGGATCTCCGATCCGCCGCCTACGAGGTGAGCTGTCGGGTTCGGAGCGATCGGTGCCCCGGCCGCACGCGTGCGGCTTCACCCCGAGACGTCTGCACCCGGCCCCCGTGTCGCGGCGGCAGACGCCGAAGTGGTTCCCCCATCCCCGTCCTGGCTGTGCTGGGAGGTACGGAGCCCGGTGGACGGGGTTCGGCGGGCCGGCTCCGGCGTCCGCCGGCTTGTCGCGCGGACGCCGGGACAACGTAACGGCCGGGTCACGAGACGTCTCCTCCAGCCCCGGGAGTCGACTCCCGCCCCACCGCCCGCGGCGGACGGTCCCGGGAGGAACGCCTGGTCACACCGCCGCGGAGGAGTGCCCCCCGCGGCGGTGTGACCTCCGTCTCACTCGCGGACGAGCAGCGCCACGGGCAGCCGGGACAGCAGGTCGCCGACGGGCAGGCCCCCGACGTCGGAGACCACCCGCGTGCCGGTGAGCAGGTCCCGCCAGGCGCCGGTGGGCAGCGCGAGCGCCGTGTCGCCCCACCCGGTCGCGGCCAGCGCGACCGGCAGGCGGGTCGCGACCGTCACCGCGCCGCCCCGGTCGAACGCGACGACCGAGCCGGCGGCGGACCCGGTGGCCTCGACCGGCGCGTACCCGGTGAACAGCTCCGGGGAGTCCCGGCGCAGCCGCAGCGCCCGCGAGACGACGAGCAGCTTCGCCGCGCCCGTCTCGTCGACGTCCGGCACCCAGCCCCCGTCGAGGCGGGCCAGCAGCGCCCGGCGCTCGTCGTAGTCGACGGGGCGGCGGTTGTCGGGGTCGACCAGCGAGCGGTCCTCGAGCTCGGTGCCCTGGTAGACGTCGGGGACGCCGGGCATCGTCAGCTGCACCAGCTTCTGCGCCAGCGCGTTGGACCGGCCGGCGGGGCCGATCCGCGCGACGAACTGCTCGATCTCGGCGTTCGTCGTCGCGTCGTCGAAGGCGGCGTCGACCATCGCGTGCAGCTCGGTCTCGAACGCCTCGTCGACGTCGGTCCACGTCGTCGACAGGCCGGCCTCGCGGGCGGCCTTCTCGGCGTAGGCGTGCGCCCGCTCGCGCGACAGCGGCCAGGCGCCCACCAGGTTCTGCCACACCAGGTGCGCCAGCGGCCGGTCGGCCAGCGGGTGGCGGGACAGCCAGCCGCGGACCAGTCCGGCCCACTCGGTCGGCACCTCGGCGAGCACGGCCAGGCGCGCCCGGGTGTCCTCGCTGCGCTTGGTGTCGTGCGTGGTGAGCGTCGTCATCGACGCCGGCTTGCGCTCCAGCCGCCGGGTCTGCGCCTCGTGGAACTCCTCGACCGTGGAGCCGAAGCGCGCCGGGTCGCCGCCGACCTCGTTGAGGACCACGAACCGCGCCCACCGGTAGTACGCGCTGTCCTCGACGCCCTTGGCCATCACCGGGCCGCTGGTCTGCTCGAAGCGGGTGGCCGCCTCGGTGCCGGCCTGCGCCAGCACCGGGTGCAGCGCGTCGACGGCGGCGACCAGGTCGGGCCGGCGGTCGCGGACCTCGGACACCGCGGTGTCGAGGTGCTCGCGGCCGTCGGGCAGGTAGCTGCGGTAGACGTCGAAGGTGGCCAGCAGCTCGGCCAGCGCCTCGGTCTGCCGCTCCCGGTCGACGCCGGGCAGGTCGCCGATCACCCGTACCAGCCGGGCGACCTCCGAGCCGAGGATCCCGTCGGTGACCTCGCGCTTGCAGTCGTGGACCAGCTGCGCGTAGTCGACCGGCCGCCCCGACAGCTCGGTGTCCAGCGCGGTGAGCGCCGCCTCGCCGGCCGGGTCGACCAGCACGTCGTCGACCTCGGCCAGCGCGTCGTAGCCGGTGGTGCCGGCGCACCGCCAGCTGCCGGGCAGGTCCTCGCCGGGCTCGAGGATCTTCTCGACGACCGTCCACCGGCCGCCGGAGGCCTCGGCCAGCCGGTCGAGGTAGCCCTTCGGGTCGGCGAGGCCGTCGGGGTGGTCGATCCGCAGCCCGTCGACGGCGCCCTGCTCCACCAGCCGCAGCACCAGCTCGTGGGTGGCGTCGAAGACCGCGGGGTCCTCCACCCGGAGCCCGGCGAGGGTGTTGATCGCGAAGAACCTCCGGTAGTTGAGGTCGGCGTCGGCGCGTCGCCAGTCGACCAGCTCGTAGTGCTGCCGGTCGTGCACCTCCTGCGGCGTCCCCTGCCCGGTGCCGGGGGCGAGGGGGAAGCGGTTGTCGTAGTACCGCAGCTCGCCGTCCACGACCTCGAGCTTCTCGACGTCGTCGGCCGACCCGAGCACCGGGATGCGGATCCGGCCGCCGCCGAAGTCCCAGTCGACGTCGAACGCCGAGGCGTGCGCGCTCTCGCGGCCGTGCTGCAGCACGTCCCACCACCAGGGCGCCTCGGTCGGGTCGGCCACGCCCATGTGGTTGGGGACCAGGTCGAGGACCAGGCCCAGGCCGTGCTGGTGCAGCGCGGCGACGAACCGGTCGAGGCCCTCCTGCCCGCCGCGCGACTCGTCGACGTGCGCGTGGTCGACGGTGTCGTAGCCGTGCGTGCTGCCCGCCGCCGAGCGCAGCAGGGGAGAGGAGTAGGCGTGGCTGACGCCGAGGTCGGCCAGGTAGCCGGCCACGGCGGCGGCGTCGTCGAGGGGGAAGTCGGCGGTCACCTGCAGCCGGTAGGTGGCCGACGGCGTCGCCCGCCGCCGCTCCCGGCTGTCGCGCGGCCCGCTCACGGGCCCGCTCACGGGGCCGCCTGCAGCACGACGGTGGCGCGGGCGGCG from Geodermatophilus normandii includes these protein-coding regions:
- a CDS encoding transglycosylase family protein — encoded protein: MPAAGRQQRASRLVRRTVLTAGAAALSVGVLAAPASAAAPNDWDAVAQCESSGNWSINTGNGYYGGLQFSLSSWAAAGGTQYAARPDLATKAQQIAAAEVLLDMQGPGAWPTCGKALDPSAPEAGAPAPAPAPARLPPRLRPGPAPAPAPAPAAAPAAAEASGDTHTVRRGETLRKIARAEGVEGGWRALWAANRDEVRNPNRIFVGQVLHLP
- a CDS encoding RibD family protein; the protein is MAPGDRLAQAPTLLVTCAAADPGRRAALADAGVEVLVCGDADVDLPLAVDVLAGRGLGQVLCEGGPSLLTAALDAGVVDELDLTVSPALVGGQARLLDRALRDVVRPRLVQVLEEDGVLFTRYAVGPS
- a CDS encoding dihydrofolate reductase family protein; amino-acid sequence: MRRLHPSPVGDLTDGDLTDGDLTDDDLAEAYRLPPGRSFRVDFVASLDGAVTVDGVSAGLGSPGDRRVFTTLRALADVVLVGHGTAAGEGYRPVTADSAVGRRRAELGRAPSCRSRWCRGGRRWRPATGSRRRRRCW
- the treY gene encoding malto-oligosyltrehalose synthase, with the translated sequence MSGPVSGPRDSRERRRATPSATYRLQVTADFPLDDAAAVAGYLADLGVSHAYSSPLLRSAAGSTHGYDTVDHAHVDESRGGQEGLDRFVAALHQHGLGLVLDLVPNHMGVADPTEAPWWWDVLQHGRESAHASAFDVDWDFGGGRIRIPVLGSADDVEKLEVVDGELRYYDNRFPLAPGTGQGTPQEVHDRQHYELVDWRRADADLNYRRFFAINTLAGLRVEDPAVFDATHELVLRLVEQGAVDGLRIDHPDGLADPKGYLDRLAEASGGRWTVVEKILEPGEDLPGSWRCAGTTGYDALAEVDDVLVDPAGEAALTALDTELSGRPVDYAQLVHDCKREVTDGILGSEVARLVRVIGDLPGVDRERQTEALAELLATFDVYRSYLPDGREHLDTAVSEVRDRRPDLVAAVDALHPVLAQAGTEAATRFEQTSGPVMAKGVEDSAYYRWARFVVLNEVGGDPARFGSTVEEFHEAQTRRLERKPASMTTLTTHDTKRSEDTRARLAVLAEVPTEWAGLVRGWLSRHPLADRPLAHLVWQNLVGAWPLSRERAHAYAEKAAREAGLSTTWTDVDEAFETELHAMVDAAFDDATTNAEIEQFVARIGPAGRSNALAQKLVQLTMPGVPDVYQGTELEDRSLVDPDNRRPVDYDERRALLARLDGGWVPDVDETGAAKLLVVSRALRLRRDSPELFTGYAPVEATGSAAGSVVAFDRGGAVTVATRLPVALAATGWGDTALALPTGAWRDLLTGTRVVSDVGGLPVGDLLSRLPVALLVRE
- a CDS encoding ATP-dependent DNA ligase → MDLPVLPPVKPMLAKATTRLPTGDGLFYEPKWDGFRCIVFRDGDEVELGSRNERPLTRYFPEVVAAVKEALPERCVVDGEIVVPQGDRLHFESLLQRIHPAESRVNLLAEQTPAHFVAFDLLAVGDEALLETPFERRRARLREVLGGEHERVHVTAVTRDARTAQRWFEEFEGAGLDGVVAKAPDLPYGPDQRLMTKVKHVRTADCVVAGFRWHKSGPIVGSLLLGLYDDGGLQHIGVAASFPMARRAELVEELAPYRADALDGHPWQDWANAQVQEDGEHRMPGAQSRWNAKKDLSWVPLRPELVVEIKYDQLEGRRLRHTGQFLRWRPDREPQSCTYDQLEVPVRYDLAEVLAG
- the treZ gene encoding malto-oligosyltrehalose trehalohydrolase → MSAPVEFAVWAPVPERVRLQVDGAVHDMRRDDDGWWRAEVEASPEADYGYLLGDDDTPRPDPRSRRQPDGVHGLSRRFDPAAYSWGDGAWTGRPLAGGVVYEMHVGTFTPEGTLDAAIDRLGHLADLGVAFVELLPVNGFDGTHNWGYDGVLWYTVQESYGGPAAYQRFVDACHQRGLGVIQDVVYNHLGPSGNYLPLFMPVFSEGGPNPWGSSINLSGPDSDEVRRYILDNALMWLRDMHVDGLRLDAVHALVDERATHVLEEMAQEVDRLSVAEGRPLTLVAESDLNDPHLVTPREANGTGIHAQWSDDFHHAVFATLTGEASGYYADFAEAGLSGVAKTLTGAYFHDGSWSSFRRRHHGRPVDTGRLPGWKFLGYLQDHDQIGNRAVGDRVSATLSPGLLSVGATLVLTSPFTPMLFMGEEWGASTPWQFFTSHTDPEIGRATAVGRKAEFAEHGWDADEVPDPQDPETFRRSKLDWSEVEREPHAGLLAVHRRLMALRREQPDLVDPDLSAVEVGWDDEDRVLVVHRGSLRVVANLSGEEQEVELDRPATGVLFATAEDEPSLSGTSVTVPAESAAVVTT